The following are from one region of the Lytechinus pictus isolate F3 Inbred chromosome 4, Lp3.0, whole genome shotgun sequence genome:
- the LOC129259630 gene encoding organic solute transporter subunit alpha-like — MANESSIHDVGYSEYVDTNWTSSDNSSTGSGSCSVEVSSAREEMEVLRSVRWGIAILVTLTVLSSATIGMFLHSWMKIRRHVPYGNRRIFLVRLFGLFPVFSGTSLAGFYVPKASLIANWGASLYLSTTLYTFVLLIVDYYGGVEPMEHHIEGIKVSLSAPPLTCCCPCLPKINFTMTNFHRLRRLVLQTAYIRPLCVFIGAVLWADGIYKPSIIEADSAFVYLSSISLVSSLVAVYGLSVIYNATHTTLQHFMISIKFTTIKCVLIITNGQNLLIAILIATDVIPCVGPLDSAVRGELLYNMLVVFEMFLLTFSFKLYYWRWMVKHEYGHRFASASVGDFADLGENAPMKITHDRLNDLQEKSSANGSLSNISKTGSFKSETVV, encoded by the exons atggcaAATGAATCGTCGATACACGATGTTGGGTACTCGGAGTATGTCGATACGAACTGGACATCGAGCGACAACTCATCGACGGGATCGGGGAGTTGCTCGGTTGAGGTCAGCTCAGCGAGAGAAGAAATGGAAG TTCTACGATCTGTAAGATGGGGTATCGCCATACTTGTAACCCTCACTGTACTATCTAGTGCTACTATCGGCATGTTTCTACACTCCTGGATGAAGATCAGAAGACATGTGCCTTACGGAAATAGAAGAATATTTCTTGTTCGTCTCTTTGGGCTTTTTCCG GTCTTTTCAGGAACATCTTTAGCTGGATTCTATGTGCCCAAGGCATCTCTTATTGCAAACTGGGGAGCAAGTTT ATATCTTTCGACGACGCTTTATACTTTCGTTCTCCTGATCGTTGACTACTATGGTGGGGTTGAGCCCATGGAACATCACATTGAAGGTATCAAAGTATCCCTCTCAGCCCCACCCCTCACATGCTGCTGTCCATGCTTGCCAAAGATTAATTTCACCAT GACGAACTTTCATCGACTAAGGCGACTAGTCTTACAAACCGCTTACATCAGACCTCTTTGTGTATTCATCGGTGCTGTGTTGTGGGCAGACGGTATTTATAAACCATCCATA ATCGAGGCTGACTCGGCCTTCGTCTACCTTAGCAGTATCAGTCTCGTATCGTCCCTGGTCGCTGTCTACGGCCTCTCCGTCATCTATAACGCCACCCACACCACTCTCCAACACTTTATGATCTCCATCAAGTTTACAACCATCAAGTGCGTGCTCATCATTACCAACGGTCAGAACCTCCTCATCGCCATCCTCATCGCCACCGATGTCATCCCGTGCGTGGGACCCCTCGACTCGGCCGTCAGGGGAGAAC TTCTCTATAACATGCTCGTAGTGTTCGAGATGTTCCTCTTGACATTCAGCTTCAAACTATACTACTGGCGATGGATGGTCAAACACGAGTACGGTCACCGGTTCGCATCGGCATCGGTCGGCGACTTCGCTGACCTCGGTGAAAACGCTCCCATGAAAATCACCCACGACCGCTTAAACGACCTCCAGGAAAAATCGAGCGCCAACGGGTCCCTGTCAAATATCTCGAAGACGGGTTCGTTTAAGAGCGAGACCGTAGTTTGA